One Halichoerus grypus chromosome 1, mHalGry1.hap1.1, whole genome shotgun sequence genomic region harbors:
- the GTPBP3 gene encoding 5-taurinomethyluridine-[tRNA] synthase subunit GTPB3, mitochondrial yields the protein MWRVLWTLVARAARGPRSPRSCTRQGSGAPAPGSGATIFALSSGQGRCGIAVIRTSGPSSGHALRSLTAPRDLPPARSACLRLLSHPRSGEPLDHALVLWFPGPQSFTGEDCAEFHVHGGPAVVSGVLQALGSVPGLRPAEAGEFTRRAFAHGKLSLTEVEGLADLIHAETEAQRRQALRQLDGELGHLCHGWAKTLTKALAHVEAYIDFGEDDNLEEGVLEQADSQVRELELALSAHLRDARRGQRLRSGAHVVVAGPPNAGKSSLVNLLSRKPVSIVSPEPGTTRDVLETPVDLAGFPALLSDTAGLREGVGPVEQEGVRRARERLEQADLILAVLDASDLGSPSSCNFLDTVVAPPGAGSPSENSRRLLLVLNKSDLLPPGGPDPRPDLPPHLLLSCLTGEGLDGLLEALRKELAEVCGDPSTGPPLLTRARHQHHLQGCLDALGHYKQTKDLALAAEALRLARGHLGRITGGGGTEEVLDIIFRDFCVGK from the exons ATGTGGCGGGTGTTGTGGACCCTAGTAGCTCGGGCCGCACGTGGGCCTCGCAG TCCCAGATCGTGCACGCGCCAGGGCAGCGGCGCCCCGGCCCCCGGTTCCGGGGCCACTATCTTCGCGCTGAGCTCCGGCCAAGGCCGCTGCGGCATCGCGGTGATCCGGACCAGCGGTCCTTCCAGCGGCCACGCCCTCCGGAGTCTCACGGCGCCCCGGGACTTGCCCCCGGCTCGCAGCGCCTGCCTGCGCCTGCTCAGCCACCCCCGTTCCGGAGAGCCGTTGGACCACGCGCTGGTGCTCTGGTTCCCAG GTCCCCAAAGTTTCACGGGTGAGGACTGCGCGGAGTTCCACGTGCACGGAGGCCCGGCGGTGGTGAGTGGCGTCCTGCAGGCCCTGG GCAGTGTGCCAGGGCTGCGGCCGGCCGAGGCTGGTGAGTTCACCAGGCGGGCATTCGCTCACGGGAAGCTGAGCCTGACCGAGGTGGAGGGGCTAGCGGATCTAATTCATGCAGAAACCGAGGCGCAGCGGCGGCAGGCGCTGAGGCAGCTGGATGGGGAACTGGGCCACCTCTGCCATGGCTGGGCCAAGACTCTCACTAAG gctCTGGCTCACGTGGAGGCCTATATCGACTTTGGTGAGGATGACAACCTGGAGGAGGGCGTCCTGGAGCAAG CTGACAGCCAAGTGCGGGAGCTGGAGCTGGCACTGAGCGCACATCTTCGAGATGCCAGGCGCGGGCAGAGGCTTCGCTCAGGAGCGCACGTAGTGGTCGCAGGACCCCCCAACGCTGGCAAGAGCAGCCTGGTGAACCTACTCA GCCGGAAGCCTGTGTCCATAGTGTCCCCGGAGCCGGGGACCACCCGCGACGTGCTGGAGACCCCCGTGGACCTGGCCGGGTTCCCGGCGCTGCTGAGCGACACGGCGGGCTTGCGCGAGGGCGTGGGGCCGGTGGAGCAGGAGGGCGTGCGGCGCGCCCGCGAGAG GCTGGAGCAGGCTGACCTCATTCTGGCGGTGCTGGATGCTTCTGACCTGGGCTCTCCGTCCAGCTGCAACTTCCTGGATACCGTTGTCGCCCCCCCAGGCGCTGGGAGCCCCAGTGAGAATAGCCGGCGCCTCCTGCTGGTGCTGAACAAATCGGACTTGCTGCCTCCAGGGGGCCCAGACCCCAGGCCCGACCTGCCCCCGCACCTGCTGCTGTCCTGCTTGACCGGAGAGGGTTTGGATGGCCTCCTGGAGGCGCTGAGGAAGGAGCTGGCGGAAGT GTGTGGGGACCCGTCCACAGGCCCACCACTTCTGACGCGTGCAAGACACCAGCATCATCTCCAGGGCTGCCTGGATGCCCTCGGCCACTACAAGCAGACAAAAGACCTAGCCCTGGCTGCTGAGGCGCTGCGACTCGCCCGGGGCCACCTGGGCCGCATCACCGGCGGAGGCGGCACTGAGGAGGTCTTGGACATCATCTTCCGGGACTTCTGCGTGGGCAAGTGA